A single region of the Chrysoperla carnea chromosome 5, inChrCarn1.1, whole genome shotgun sequence genome encodes:
- the LOC123300618 gene encoding uncharacterized protein LOC123300618 — MRQKPITTVLGSKAQLSTHGGVRVQTTGIDELDPDDPAYKMQDSDSLPYRYTLEIEEDTLSGKKKLTAPSDKGCIEIEITTNPGEEGHQVTDASLHMKKESEIPMNKQIAEISTGSYISSLGSRANTFIDVASDKYTSILFIETENKSDELTVDVKSFSHVEPKHKTGVDAMGKPLTYTSQFTHSKDKAPPPETVAISQIDDDNVSIGNSEIARIQNRSIRSISDSVDEYLINQGEEIKFPIGVDNNDDNTDGSQPLTRSTSSTKISSLSDETEGFTDSNSENENIFSAQLLEQIK, encoded by the exons ATGCGTCAAAAACCAATTACTACTGTATTGGGTAGTAAAGCACAATTATCCACTCATGGCGGTGTACGAGTTCAAACCACCGGTATTGATGAACTTGATCCAGATGATCCTGCTTATAAAATGCAAG ATTCTGATAGTTTACCATATCGTTATACTCTGGAAATCGAAGAAGACACACTTTCTGGTAAAAAGAAATTAACAGCACCATCAGATAAAGGTTGCATAGAAATTGAAATTACAACAAATCCCGGTGAAGAAGGCCACCAAGTTACCGATGCTTCTCTACATATGAAAAAAGAATCGGAGATACCAATGAATAAACAAATAGCTGAAATCTCAACgg gttCTTACATTTCATCACTTGGATCACGGGCTAATACCTTCATCGATGTTGCTTCCGATAAATATACCAGCATATTATTCAttgaaactgaaaataaatcGGATGAATTAACCGTCGatgtaaaatcattttcacaTGTGGAACCAAAGCATAAAACTGGTGTTGATGCAATGGGCAAACCTTTAACATACACATCACAATTTACTCACAGTAAGGATAAAGCTCCACCTCCAGAAACGGTTGCAATTAGTCAAATTGATGATGACAATGTATCAATCGGTAATTCTGAAATTGCAAGAATACAAAATCGATCTATCCGAAGTATATCGGACAGCGTGGatgaatatttgataaatcaagGAGAGGAAATTAAATTTCCCATTGGTGTTGACAATAATGATGACAATACGGATGGTAGTCAACCATTGACCAGAAGTACTTCATCTACAAAGATTTCATCATTATCGGATGAGACTGAAGGTTTTACTGATAGTAAttcagaaaatgaaaatattttctcagcTCAATTACTTGaacagataaaataa